One Setaria viridis chromosome 5, Setaria_viridis_v4.0, whole genome shotgun sequence genomic region harbors:
- the LOC117855523 gene encoding uncharacterized protein isoform X1: MESHSRRQRRSNAAGATEEDRLSSLPDDLLHSILRDLPLKQAARTSALSRRWAPQWLRALAASPVIDLTDRDFARGQTPARAAATVGRCLRLHAEHGAPLDAFRVALVSPSPSGLVGDGSALGRDVVGWVAAAVARGAREVEVDLAPPQQQDDDADAATHADRGSGAALCLELPGDVFQTRCSLERLALDGFSLRAVRLPAAGLAGLRSLSLAHADVTDEAVRGVLTGCGALESLTLRSCPLLTSVTIGSERLRVLELLGCRALRELRVAAPALESFAFHGRVYFSEADDYAVPIELGDDTTMTMPALRDARMCHLGFGEYEDPNAQDFEYPFLYHVAHARVLMLCSIGLLLLREQQTYDEMAYADLPNLEELQLLMATLDNEGLEHVSTFFMLTQLPVLQRLFVRVNLVHKLCSVCTSSEKIHVFWNCLLPAEIVRYGLSHPQLPSDGGSSSAAALTDDDDADIILMFEVVLEQLTFIKIANFRGTRHELRLLRFFLKRAPVLEQMVLVTVEGEGTPGDEQLKDIDERVSVLQKASREARVSVCRPNEDDSPNHAHTMFYREE; the protein is encoded by the exons ATGGAATCGCACTCGCGCCGCCAGCGCCGGAGCAACGCCGCCGGGGCCACGGAGGAGGACCGGCTGAGCAGCCTCCCCGACGACCTCCTCCACTCCATCCTCCGCGACCTCCCGCTCAAGCAGGCCGCCCGCACCAGCGCGCTCTCCCGGCGGTGGGCGCCCCAGTGGctccgcgcgctcgccgcctccccggTCATCGACCTCACCGACCGGGACTTCGCCCGCGGCCAGACCCCGGCGCGGGCTGCCGCCACGGTGGGTCGCTGCCTCCGCCTCCATGCCGAGCACGGCGCGCCCCTCGACGCGTTCCGCGTGGCTCTGGTGTCGCCGTCCCCATCGGGGCTGGTGGGCGACGGCAGCGCGTTGGGACGCGACGTCGTCGGGTGGGtcgcggccgccgtggcgaggGGCGCcagggaggtggaggtggacctggcgccgccgcagcagcaagACGACGATGCGGACGCGGCCACGCACGCCGATCGCGGAAGCGGCGCAGCGCTCTGCTTGGAGCTCCCCGGCGACGTGTTCCAGACCAGGTGCTCGCTAGAGCGGCTCGCGCTGGACGGGTTCAGCCTCCGCGCCGTCCGGCTCCCCGCGGCTGGGCTGGCTGGTCTCCGCTCGCTCTCCCTCGCCCACGCCGACGTCACCGACGAGGCGGTCCGCGGCGTGCTCACCGGCTGCGGGGCGCTCGAGTCCCTCACCCTCAGGAGCTGCCCCCTCCTCACCTCGGTGACCATCGGCAGCGAGAGGCTGCGGGTCCTGGAGCTCCTCGGCTGCCGCGCCTTGCGCGAGCTCCGggtcgccgcgccggcgctcgAGTCGTTCGCCTTCCACGGCCGGGTCTACTTCAGCGAGGCCGACGACTACGCCGTTCCCATCGAACTGGGCGACGACACCACCATGACCATGCCAGCCCTGCGGGACGCGCGCATGTGCCACCTCGGCTTCGGCGAGTACGAGGATCCCAACGCTCAGGATTTCGAGTACCCCTTCTTGTACCACGTCGCGCATGCCCGGGTCTTGATGCTTTGCTCCATCGGCTTGCTG CTTCTTCGTGAACAGCAAACCTATGACGAGATGGCATATGCAGACCTGCCGAACCTAGaagagctgcagctgctgatgGCCACCCTGGACAATGAAGGCCTCGAGCATGTGTCCACTTTCTTCATGCTCACCCAACTTCCGGTCCTCCAACGGCTCTTCGTCCGTGTAAATCTCGTGCACAAATTATGTTCCGTTTGTACCTCATCTGAGAAAATACATGTGTTTTGGAACTGCTTATTACCAGCTGAGATAGTGAGATATGGATTATCCCATCCGCAGCTCCCCAGCGATGGAGGAAGCAGCTCGGCAGCAGCGCtgaccgacgacgacgacgcagaCATCATACTCATGTTCGAGGTCGTCCTTGAGCAGCTGACTTTTATCAAGATTGCGAATTTTAGGGGGACAAGGCACGAGCTGCGGCTGCTCAGGTTCTTCCTGAAGAGGGCTCCTGTCCTCGAGCAGATGGTGCTGGTCACGGTGGAAGGAGAGGGAACTCCGGGAGACGAGCAGCTCAAGGACATCGATGAGCGGGTGTCGGTGTTGCAGAAGGCGTCGCGCGAGGCACGTGTTTCCGTGTGCCGGCCCAACGAAGACGACAGCCCGAATCATGCACACACGATGTTCTACCGCGAGGAGTAA
- the LOC117859285 gene encoding ATP-dependent Clp protease proteolytic subunit-related protein 4, chloroplastic, with amino-acid sequence MEAAAAAALSPPRVALDVRALFSPPRSLPASPSSQLRLAARPRALAAAAKPRFLSPHRDPAVDGGRGARDVVAMVVPFLRGTAWEQPPPDLASFLYKNRIVYLGMCLVPSVTELMLAEFLYLQYDDAEKPIYLYINSTGTTKNGEKLGYETEALAVYDAMRYVKVPIFTLCVGNAWGEAALLLAAGAKGNRAALPSSSIMIKQPIGRFQGQATDVDIARKEIRNVKIEMVKLLARHIGKPIEEIARDIRRPKYFSPSEAVDYGIIDKVIYNEKIQEDSGVVSELKRSNLI; translated from the exons ATggaggcagccgccgccgccgccttgtccCCTCCCCGCGTCGCCCTCGACGTGCGCGCCCTCTTCTCCCCGCCCCGCTCCCTCCCGGCCTCGCCCTCATcccagctccgcctcgccgcccgcccccgcgcgctcgccgccgccgccaagccgcGGTTCCTGAGCCCCCACCGAGACCCCGCcgtcgacggcggccgcggcgccaggGATGTCGTCGCGATG GTGGTGCCGTTCCTGAGGGGGACCGCGtgggagcagccgccgccggattTGGCCTCGTTCCTGTACAAGAACCGGATCGTGTACCTGGGGATGTGCCTCGTGCCGTCGGTCACGGAGCTCATGCTCGCCGAGTTCCTCTACCTCCAGTACGACGACGCTGAGAAGCCCATCTACCTGTACATCAACTCCACCGGTACCACCAAG AATGGTGAGAAGTTAGGTTATGAGACAGAAGCTCTTGCAGTATACGATGCTATGAG GTATGTAAAAGTTCCAATTTTCACCCTTTGTGTTGGTAATGCATGGGGAGAAGCTGCTTTGCTCTTAGCTGCTGGTGCTAAAGGTAACCGTGCTGCACTTCCATCATCGTCGATAATGATAAAGCAg CCAATTGGTCGTTTTCAAGGTCAGGCAACAGACGTTGATATTGCAAGAAAAGAGATCCGAAATGTCAAGATAGAAATG GTTAAGCTGCTGGCCAGGCACATTGGTAAACCAATTGAAGAGATCGCTCGGGACATCAGGCGGCCTAAATACTTTAGCCCCAGTGAAGCTGTGGATTATGGCATCATTGACAAG GTGATATACAACGAGAAAATCCAGGAAGACAGCGGTGTCGTATCAGAACTCAAAAGATCAAATTTAAtatag
- the LOC117855523 gene encoding uncharacterized protein isoform X2, translated as MESHSRRQRRSNAAGATEEDRLSSLPDDLLHSILRDLPLKQAARTSALSRRWAPQWLRALAASPVIDLTDRDFARGQTPARAAATVGRCLRLHAEHGAPLDAFRVALVSPSPSGLVGDGSALGRDVVGWVAAAVARGAREVEVDLAPPQQQDDDADAATHADRGSGAALCLELPGDVFQTRCSLERLALDGFSLRAVRLPAAGLAGLRSLSLAHADVTDEAVRGVLTGCGALESLTLRSCPLLTSVTIGSERLRVLELLGCRALRELRVAAPALESFAFHGRVYFSEADDYAVPIELGDDTTMTMPALRDARMCHLGFGEYEDPNAQDFEYPFLYHVAHARVLMLCSIGLLLLREQQTYDEMAYADLPNLEELQLLMATLDNEGLEHVSTFFMLTQLPVLQRLFVRLPSDGGSSSAAALTDDDDADIILMFEVVLEQLTFIKIANFRGTRHELRLLRFFLKRAPVLEQMVLVTVEGEGTPGDEQLKDIDERVSVLQKASREARVSVCRPNEDDSPNHAHTMFYREE; from the exons ATGGAATCGCACTCGCGCCGCCAGCGCCGGAGCAACGCCGCCGGGGCCACGGAGGAGGACCGGCTGAGCAGCCTCCCCGACGACCTCCTCCACTCCATCCTCCGCGACCTCCCGCTCAAGCAGGCCGCCCGCACCAGCGCGCTCTCCCGGCGGTGGGCGCCCCAGTGGctccgcgcgctcgccgcctccccggTCATCGACCTCACCGACCGGGACTTCGCCCGCGGCCAGACCCCGGCGCGGGCTGCCGCCACGGTGGGTCGCTGCCTCCGCCTCCATGCCGAGCACGGCGCGCCCCTCGACGCGTTCCGCGTGGCTCTGGTGTCGCCGTCCCCATCGGGGCTGGTGGGCGACGGCAGCGCGTTGGGACGCGACGTCGTCGGGTGGGtcgcggccgccgtggcgaggGGCGCcagggaggtggaggtggacctggcgccgccgcagcagcaagACGACGATGCGGACGCGGCCACGCACGCCGATCGCGGAAGCGGCGCAGCGCTCTGCTTGGAGCTCCCCGGCGACGTGTTCCAGACCAGGTGCTCGCTAGAGCGGCTCGCGCTGGACGGGTTCAGCCTCCGCGCCGTCCGGCTCCCCGCGGCTGGGCTGGCTGGTCTCCGCTCGCTCTCCCTCGCCCACGCCGACGTCACCGACGAGGCGGTCCGCGGCGTGCTCACCGGCTGCGGGGCGCTCGAGTCCCTCACCCTCAGGAGCTGCCCCCTCCTCACCTCGGTGACCATCGGCAGCGAGAGGCTGCGGGTCCTGGAGCTCCTCGGCTGCCGCGCCTTGCGCGAGCTCCGggtcgccgcgccggcgctcgAGTCGTTCGCCTTCCACGGCCGGGTCTACTTCAGCGAGGCCGACGACTACGCCGTTCCCATCGAACTGGGCGACGACACCACCATGACCATGCCAGCCCTGCGGGACGCGCGCATGTGCCACCTCGGCTTCGGCGAGTACGAGGATCCCAACGCTCAGGATTTCGAGTACCCCTTCTTGTACCACGTCGCGCATGCCCGGGTCTTGATGCTTTGCTCCATCGGCTTGCTG CTTCTTCGTGAACAGCAAACCTATGACGAGATGGCATATGCAGACCTGCCGAACCTAGaagagctgcagctgctgatgGCCACCCTGGACAATGAAGGCCTCGAGCATGTGTCCACTTTCTTCATGCTCACCCAACTTCCGGTCCTCCAACGGCTCTTCGTCCGT CTCCCCAGCGATGGAGGAAGCAGCTCGGCAGCAGCGCtgaccgacgacgacgacgcagaCATCATACTCATGTTCGAGGTCGTCCTTGAGCAGCTGACTTTTATCAAGATTGCGAATTTTAGGGGGACAAGGCACGAGCTGCGGCTGCTCAGGTTCTTCCTGAAGAGGGCTCCTGTCCTCGAGCAGATGGTGCTGGTCACGGTGGAAGGAGAGGGAACTCCGGGAGACGAGCAGCTCAAGGACATCGATGAGCGGGTGTCGGTGTTGCAGAAGGCGTCGCGCGAGGCACGTGTTTCCGTGTGCCGGCCCAACGAAGACGACAGCCCGAATCATGCACACACGATGTTCTACCGCGAGGAGTAA